One genomic window of uncultured Erythrobacter sp. includes the following:
- the ppsR gene encoding transcriptional regulator PpsR — translation MLTRKHSIEGKHSFGQVGDLFDSLDADAAMKLAMVAGDVTLVLDDAGTILDSAFDPNDFPEFEDWVGTNWIETVTVESRPKVMEMLAAARRGEVQHWRQVNHPSRDGVVPVRYVVLSVNGGEHRIAFGRDLREAGKLQQRLLQVQQSLERDYLRMRQLEARYRMLFDNSAEPVIVVEAGTLRIREANPAAHALVGARPGSLPSKKLLGLIDKGSRDAVQALVGAAQASDSVSPVDIKMIRNSTEVRAAVTGFTQDRGQFLLIRLLPIGDGAGFAASPVPDLVEQMPDAFVVADSNLDIVSANNAFVEMVQAASMDQLRGRHLSEIIGRPGIDLDLIEGQIDQHGSARNVSTVVRTGRDLEGEPVEISAVRSGGEDPLLAFVIRPIGRRLRDLPPGTQDLPRSVEQLTDLVGRMSLKDIVRESTDLIERLCIEAALSYTSDNRASAAEILGLSRQSLYSKLHRYGLGNLPTDPD, via the coding sequence ATGCTAACCCGCAAACACAGTATTGAAGGTAAGCATTCCTTCGGCCAGGTCGGCGACCTGTTTGACTCGCTGGATGCCGATGCGGCGATGAAACTCGCCATGGTCGCCGGCGATGTGACGTTGGTGCTTGACGATGCCGGGACCATCCTGGATTCCGCATTTGATCCCAACGACTTCCCCGAATTCGAAGACTGGGTTGGCACGAACTGGATCGAAACCGTCACCGTCGAAAGCCGTCCCAAAGTTATGGAAATGCTGGCTGCCGCGCGGCGCGGAGAGGTCCAGCACTGGCGGCAAGTCAATCATCCTTCGCGCGACGGGGTTGTGCCGGTTCGCTATGTCGTGCTCAGCGTGAATGGCGGTGAACATCGGATCGCCTTTGGCCGCGATCTGCGCGAGGCAGGGAAGCTCCAGCAGCGCCTTCTGCAAGTGCAGCAATCGCTTGAGCGAGACTACCTGCGGATGCGCCAGCTTGAAGCGCGCTATCGCATGTTGTTCGACAATTCTGCCGAACCGGTGATCGTTGTTGAAGCTGGGACCCTGCGTATCAGGGAAGCCAATCCCGCAGCGCATGCGCTGGTCGGCGCGAGACCGGGAAGTTTGCCGAGCAAGAAACTGCTTGGATTGATCGACAAGGGTTCTCGCGATGCGGTTCAGGCATTGGTCGGAGCTGCTCAGGCTTCGGATTCCGTGTCGCCGGTCGACATCAAAATGATCAGGAATTCAACCGAGGTTCGCGCGGCCGTAACCGGCTTCACGCAGGATCGCGGTCAATTCCTGCTTATTCGATTGCTTCCAATAGGAGATGGAGCGGGATTTGCCGCATCGCCGGTGCCCGATCTTGTCGAGCAGATGCCCGATGCGTTCGTCGTTGCTGATAGCAACCTCGATATTGTCAGTGCGAACAATGCCTTTGTCGAGATGGTCCAGGCTGCGAGCATGGATCAATTGCGCGGGCGCCATCTGTCCGAGATTATTGGCAGACCCGGGATTGACCTCGACCTGATCGAAGGTCAAATCGACCAGCACGGTTCCGCCCGCAATGTCAGCACCGTTGTGCGCACCGGCCGTGATCTCGAAGGCGAGCCGGTTGAGATTTCGGCAGTGCGCAGCGGCGGCGAGGACCCCCTTCTGGCCTTTGTCATCCGCCCGATCGGCAGGCGGCTGCGCGACCTTCCACCGGGCACGCAAGATCTGCCTCGCTCGGTTGAACAGCTCACCGATCTCGTCGGCCGCATGTCGCTCAAAGACATTGTGCGTGAGAGCACCGACCTGATCGAGCGCCTCTGCATCGAAGCGGCCTTGTCCTACACGTCGGACAATCGCGCATCAGCTGCTGAAATACTCGGCCTGTCGCGCCAGAGCCTTTACTCCAAGCTTCACCGCTATGGACTCGGGAATCTGCCTACCGATCCCGATTGA
- a CDS encoding B12-binding domain-containing protein — MAPVEKTSVIGASSAALRKVMVNPLKRRKRPGEEHIPDENGHLSGDSINAIIEGDIIPRLLMAHSSGGTLPETSNNSEIAPSDALRFAALPLTHEAATLLEEVDTFLDRGVSVDAIYLDLLAPAARRLGEMWEEDECDFVDVTMGLWRLQEVMREVARRSPKVAGALTTPRSALFAPMPGDQHSFGAIMIEDVFARAGWQSEVIPRPERRELLDALSHKSFDVLGLTLSRDCPSAPLSKLVKAIRSVSANPNISILIGGRMVNQNPAIVAEVGADGTGADARAALEVAERLVENVPVYASSSQ; from the coding sequence ATGGCTCCGGTAGAGAAAACTAGCGTAATCGGTGCGAGCTCTGCGGCTTTGCGCAAAGTGATGGTCAACCCGCTCAAGCGGCGTAAGCGTCCGGGGGAAGAGCATATACCTGATGAGAACGGGCATTTGTCCGGCGATTCGATCAACGCAATAATCGAGGGCGACATCATTCCGCGGCTTTTGATGGCGCATTCGTCTGGGGGGACTTTGCCAGAGACTTCGAACAATTCCGAGATCGCGCCTTCCGACGCGCTGAGGTTTGCGGCGTTGCCGCTCACTCACGAAGCGGCCACTTTGTTGGAGGAAGTCGATACATTTCTCGATCGCGGCGTCAGTGTCGACGCGATCTATCTGGACCTGCTTGCTCCGGCGGCGCGCCGCTTGGGTGAAATGTGGGAAGAGGACGAGTGCGACTTTGTCGACGTGACGATGGGGCTATGGCGCCTTCAGGAAGTCATGCGCGAAGTCGCCCGGCGATCGCCGAAGGTGGCCGGCGCTTTGACGACGCCGCGCAGCGCGCTGTTTGCTCCGATGCCGGGGGACCAGCACAGCTTTGGCGCGATCATGATCGAAGATGTGTTTGCCCGTGCCGGATGGCAAAGCGAAGTGATCCCTCGGCCGGAACGCCGGGAATTACTCGACGCGCTATCACACAAATCCTTCGACGTGCTCGGATTGACGCTCTCCCGCGATTGTCCTAGCGCGCCGCTATCTAAACTGGTGAAGGCCATTCGAAGCGTGTCCGCGAACCCCAATATTTCTATCCTGATTGGCGGCAGAATGGTGAACCAAAATCCTGCAATCGTTGCCGAAGTTGGAGCAGATGGAACAGGGGCAGATGCACGTGCCGCGCTCGAAGTGGCGGAACGACTCGTCGAAAACGTCCCCGTTTACGCCAGTTCATCGCAATAG
- the bchF gene encoding 2-vinyl bacteriochlorophyllide hydratase: MSAAHTAQANDIQGIRKALYSTEQRRRRDESVWTVIQGVLAPVQFLVFLISLGLVIRTLATAEGALAADVSIVIKTLVLYTIMVTGSIWEKVVFGKWLFAESFFWEDVFSMLVLALHTLYLVMLFGGIGTTDQRLLVALAAYAAYIVNAGQFLWKLRMARLDAAQPRAVAA, encoded by the coding sequence GTGTCTGCGGCTCACACGGCGCAGGCGAACGATATTCAGGGGATCAGAAAGGCGCTCTACTCTACGGAGCAGCGCCGCCGGAGGGACGAGTCGGTCTGGACAGTAATTCAAGGTGTCCTCGCCCCGGTCCAATTCCTCGTATTTCTTATCAGTTTAGGCTTGGTGATCCGCACGCTTGCGACCGCTGAAGGCGCGTTAGCGGCGGACGTCTCAATCGTGATCAAGACGCTGGTTCTTTACACGATCATGGTCACGGGCTCGATCTGGGAGAAGGTCGTGTTCGGCAAATGGCTGTTTGCCGAGTCGTTCTTCTGGGAAGACGTCTTCTCGATGCTCGTCCTCGCACTGCACACGCTCTATCTCGTGATGCTGTTTGGCGGGATTGGCACGACGGATCAGCGGCTGCTGGTCGCACTCGCCGCTTATGCTGCTTATATTGTGAATGCCGGTCAGTTCCTCTGGAAACTGCGCATGGCGCGACTCGATGCAGCGCAACCTCGGGCGGTGGCAGCATGA
- a CDS encoding ferredoxin:protochlorophyllide reductase (ATP-dependent) subunit N: MNVATTIPGCAEPQSAETARPILRERGQREVFCGLTGIVWLHRKMQDAFFLVVGSRTCAHLLQSAAGVMIFAEPRFATAIMEERDLAGMVDAQDELDRVVDRLLARRPDIKSLFLVGSCPSEVIKLDLAKAAERLGARHMPEVRILNYSGSGIETTFTQGEDACLAALVPEMPASAADAPQELLIVGALPDIVEDQFLRLFDQLSIQNVGVLPARNARDLPPVGPNTRYLLAQPFLSDTAMALEGRGAQRLDALFPFGAEGTTGWLKAAADAFGIDEAHFDKVVAPGRERAKRAIEHSRGALAGKRISFLPDSQLEVPLARFLATELDMVPVEVGTPYLHRAHCAQELDLIPPSARISEGQHVDNQLDRVRADKPDLTVCGLGLANPLESEGFSTKWAIELVFSPIHGFDQAGDLAELFARPLRRRDVLEV; the protein is encoded by the coding sequence ATGAACGTCGCCACCACCATTCCGGGCTGCGCCGAACCTCAATCCGCAGAGACAGCACGCCCGATCCTGCGTGAGCGCGGGCAGCGCGAAGTGTTCTGCGGGCTCACCGGTATCGTCTGGCTGCACCGCAAGATGCAGGACGCGTTCTTCCTCGTAGTCGGATCGCGCACCTGCGCCCACCTGCTGCAATCGGCAGCGGGCGTTATGATCTTTGCCGAACCGCGCTTTGCCACGGCGATCATGGAAGAACGCGATCTCGCCGGCATGGTGGACGCGCAAGACGAGCTAGACCGCGTGGTCGATCGCCTGCTGGCGCGTCGTCCCGACATCAAGTCGCTGTTTCTTGTCGGCTCCTGCCCGTCGGAAGTCATCAAGCTTGATCTTGCGAAGGCCGCCGAGCGGCTCGGCGCACGTCACATGCCCGAAGTGCGCATTCTGAATTATTCGGGCAGCGGGATCGAAACGACCTTCACCCAAGGCGAAGATGCCTGCCTTGCAGCACTGGTCCCGGAAATGCCCGCCAGTGCCGCTGATGCGCCGCAAGAGCTCCTGATCGTCGGCGCATTGCCGGATATCGTCGAAGACCAGTTTCTCCGTCTGTTCGACCAACTCAGCATCCAGAACGTTGGCGTGCTGCCTGCACGCAATGCCCGCGACCTGCCGCCGGTTGGCCCCAACACGCGTTACCTCCTCGCTCAGCCTTTCCTGTCAGATACGGCAATGGCGTTGGAGGGACGCGGCGCTCAGCGGCTCGATGCCCTGTTCCCGTTCGGCGCCGAAGGCACTACTGGTTGGCTCAAGGCCGCTGCCGATGCGTTCGGTATCGATGAAGCGCATTTCGACAAAGTGGTCGCTCCGGGCCGCGAACGCGCCAAGCGGGCGATTGAGCATTCACGCGGCGCATTGGCGGGCAAGCGCATCTCCTTCCTGCCGGACTCGCAGCTTGAAGTGCCGCTCGCGCGGTTCCTCGCGACCGAGCTTGATATGGTGCCTGTCGAAGTCGGCACGCCCTATCTCCACCGCGCCCACTGCGCACAGGAACTTGACCTGATCCCGCCAAGCGCGCGGATCAGCGAAGGCCAGCATGTCGACAATCAGCTCGACCGCGTGCGCGCCGACAAGCCTGATCTGACCGTCTGTGGCCTCGGGCTAGCCAACCCGCTCGAGTCCGAGGGCTTCAGCACCAAATGGGCGATCGAACTCGTCTTCTCACCGATCCACGGCTTCGACCAGGCCGGTGATCTCGCCGAACTCTTTGCCCGGCCGCTGCGGCGCCGCGACGTGCTGGAGGTATAG
- the bchB gene encoding ferredoxin:protochlorophyllide reductase (ATP-dependent) subunit B: MQLSVWTYEGPPHVGAMRIATAMEKLHYVLHAPQGDTYADLLFTMIERRGKRPPVTYTTFEARDLGKDTAQLFQDAAMEAAERFQPQAMIVGASCTAELIQDDPGGLTEAMDLPCPAIPLELPSYQRKENWGASETFYQIVRHLADKDFVRTPREGRKARANILGPTALGFRHRDDLVEIKKILDALGVEINLVAPLGATPSDITRIGAADFNIVLYPEIADEAARWLERTFKQPTIRTIPIGVGATRSFITDVAELAGADPTPALGDNHSRMPWWSRSVDSTYLTGKRVFIFGDATHAVAAARIAKEELGFEVCGLGCYNREFAREIREAAKLYGVEPLITDDHLAVEEAIAAASPELVLGTQMERHIAKRLGLACAVISSPVHVQDFPARHSPQMGFEGANVIFDTWVHPLVMGLEEHLLTMFREDFEFSDEAGPSHHAAHAPKKAAVSQPEPEEQLVVTAHDGAMWTAEAERELKKIPFFVRGKARRNTEAYAEDQGRAQIDLDTLYDAKAHYAR; encoded by the coding sequence ATGCAACTCTCCGTCTGGACCTATGAAGGACCACCCCATGTCGGCGCGATGCGTATCGCGACCGCGATGGAAAAGCTGCACTATGTGCTGCACGCTCCGCAGGGCGACACTTATGCCGACCTGCTGTTCACGATGATCGAGCGGCGCGGCAAGCGCCCGCCGGTCACTTACACCACGTTTGAAGCCCGCGACCTGGGCAAGGACACCGCGCAGCTGTTTCAGGACGCCGCAATGGAAGCCGCCGAGCGGTTCCAGCCGCAGGCGATGATTGTCGGCGCATCCTGCACGGCGGAACTGATTCAAGACGATCCCGGCGGCCTGACCGAAGCGATGGACCTGCCCTGCCCGGCGATCCCGCTGGAGCTGCCAAGCTATCAGCGCAAGGAAAACTGGGGCGCGTCCGAGACATTTTACCAGATTGTGCGTCATCTTGCCGACAAAGACTTCGTTCGGACCCCGCGTGAAGGTCGTAAGGCGCGCGCGAACATACTCGGCCCGACCGCGCTGGGCTTTCGTCACCGCGATGACCTCGTTGAGATCAAGAAGATCCTCGATGCGCTGGGTGTCGAGATCAATCTTGTTGCGCCATTGGGTGCGACTCCATCGGACATCACGCGCATTGGCGCGGCCGATTTCAACATCGTTTTATATCCCGAGATTGCGGATGAAGCGGCACGCTGGCTTGAGCGCACGTTCAAGCAGCCGACCATTCGCACAATCCCTATCGGTGTGGGGGCTACGCGCTCTTTCATTACCGACGTCGCCGAGCTGGCAGGTGCAGATCCCACGCCTGCCCTCGGCGACAACCATTCCAGAATGCCCTGGTGGAGCCGGTCGGTCGATTCGACCTATCTGACCGGCAAACGGGTGTTCATCTTTGGCGACGCGACCCACGCCGTCGCCGCCGCGCGGATCGCCAAGGAAGAGCTTGGCTTCGAAGTCTGCGGCCTCGGCTGTTACAACCGCGAATTCGCCCGCGAAATCCGCGAGGCTGCCAAGCTCTACGGCGTCGAGCCGCTGATCACCGATGATCACCTCGCGGTCGAAGAAGCCATCGCCGCAGCCTCGCCAGAGTTGGTGCTGGGCACGCAAATGGAACGGCATATTGCCAAGCGCCTTGGCCTGGCCTGCGCTGTCATTTCATCGCCGGTGCATGTGCAGGATTTCCCCGCGCGTCACAGCCCGCAAATGGGGTTCGAAGGCGCGAATGTGATCTTCGATACTTGGGTGCACCCGCTGGTGATGGGACTGGAAGAACACCTGCTCACCATGTTCCGCGAGGACTTCGAGTTTTCCGACGAAGCGGGGCCTTCACACCATGCCGCACATGCACCGAAGAAAGCTGCAGTGTCGCAGCCCGAGCCTGAGGAGCAGTTGGTCGTCACGGCTCATGACGGTGCAATGTGGACGGCAGAGGCCGAGCGGGAGCTGAAGAAAATCCCGTTCTTCGTGCGCGGAAAGGCACGCCGCAACACAGAAGCCTATGCCGAGGATCAGGGCCGAGCGCAGATCGACCTCGACACGCTCTACGATGCGAAAGCGCATTATGCACGGTAG